A DNA window from Loxodonta africana isolate mLoxAfr1 chromosome 7, mLoxAfr1.hap2, whole genome shotgun sequence contains the following coding sequences:
- the LOC100673827 gene encoding putative olfactory receptor 5AK3 has protein sequence MTQQNATEVTEFFLLGFGGQHKFRHVLFIVFLVIYVTSMVGNIGMILLIKTDSRLQTPMYFFLRHLAFVDICYTSAITPKMLQNFIGEDKSISFVGCVIQFLVYATFATTDCYLLAAMALDRYVAICNPLRYPIVMSRTLCIQLVVGSYVMGSINASVHTGFTFSLSFCKSNIINHFCCDVLSVLSLSCSSININIMLLRVFVGFNLTFTVMVVIFSYTDIIRAILKMSSTAGRKKAFSTCASHLTAVTIFYGSLSYMYLQPHSNNSEENMKVASTSHGIVIPMLNPLIYSLRNKEVKEALKVMGKKF, from the coding sequence ATGACACAACAAAATGCCACGGAAGTAACTGAATTCTTCCTACTGGGATTTGGTGGCCAACACAAGTTTCGGCATGTCCTCTTCATTGTATTTCTAGTGATCTATGTGACCTCCATGGTGGGTAATATTGGGATGATCTTACTCATTAAGACAGATTCCAGACTTCaaacacccatgtactttttcctacgACATTTGGCTTTTGTTGACATCTGCTATACTTCTGCCATTACTCCCAAGATGCTTCAAAACTTCATAGGAGAAGATAAATCAATATCATTTGTGGGATGTGTAATACAATTTTTGGTTTATGCAACATTTGCAACTACTGACTGTTACCTCCTGGCAGCTATGGCATTGGACCGATATGTAGCCATCTGTAATCCACTTCGCTATCCCATTGTCATGTCTCGAACACTCTGCATCCAATTGGTAGTTGGCTCATATGTCATGGGCTCAATAAATGCCTCAGTGCACACAGGATTTACATTTTCACTGTCTTTCTGCAAGTCCAACATCATCAATCATTTTTGCTGTGATGTTCTCTCAGTTCTCTCCCTTTCTTGCTCCAGTATCAACATCAACATCATGCTACTTCGTGTCTTTGTGGGATTTAACTTGACATTCACTGTGATGGTCGTCATCTTCTCCTACACCGATATCATCAGGGCCATCCTAAAGATGTCTTCTACCGCTGGGAGGAAAAAAGCCTTCTCCACGTGTGCCTCCCACCTGACAGCAGTCACCATTTTCTATGGAAGCCTCTCCTACATGTACTTACAGCCCCACTCTAATAATTCTGAGGAAAATATGAAAGTGGCTTCCACCTCGCATGGCATTGTAATCCCCATGTTGAACCCCCTGATCTACAGCTTGAGAAATAAGGAGGTAAAAGAAGCTCTAAAAGTGATGGGAAAAAAGTTCTAG